The following proteins are co-located in the Dromaius novaehollandiae isolate bDroNov1 chromosome 10, bDroNov1.hap1, whole genome shotgun sequence genome:
- the GTF2A2 gene encoding transcription initiation factor IIA subunit 2 encodes MAYQLYRNTTLGNSLQESLDELIQSQQITPQLALQVLLQFDKAINSALAQRVRNRVNFRGSLNTYRFCDNVWTFVLNDVEFREVTELVKVDKVKIVACDGKNTGSNTAE; translated from the exons ATGGCGTACCAGCTGTACAGGAACACCACGCTGGGCAACAGCCTGCAGGAGAGCCTCGACGAGCTCATACAG TCGCAACAAATCACGCCTCAGCTGGCCCTTCAGGTGCTACTTCAGTTTGATAAAGCTATAAATTCAGCACTGGCACAACGAGTCAGGAACAGAGTTAATTTCAGG GGATCTCTGAATACGTACAGGTTCTGTGACAACGTGTGGACATTTGTACTGAATGATGTTGAATTCAGGGAGGTCACTGAACTTGTGAAAGTGGATAAAGTGAAAATTGTAGCATGTGATGGAAAAA